A genomic stretch from Fusarium musae strain F31 chromosome 9, whole genome shotgun sequence includes:
- a CDS encoding hypothetical protein (EggNog:ENOG41) gives MSYFLQRVRLAEVLRNFTDRVPLTNSSNPDVHSYDLVLEVDAAIEQFIQDLPPFLKFNTGDLQQLPATEAHKSPGLIIQRHVMSVFVHGQRCKLHLPYLARGAVEPTTPAREGSYKF, from the exons ATGTCTTATTTCTTACAGAGGGTACGACTCGCTGAGGTCCTCCGCAACTTCACTGACCGAGTACCTCTCACAAATTCTTCAAATCCAGATGTCCACTCATACGACCTGGTTTTGGAAGTTGATGCGGCCATCGAGCAATTCATTCAAGACCTACCGCCATTCCTCAAGTTTAATACGGGTGACCTACAGCAGCTCCCTGCTACAGAAGCACATAAAAGTCCAGGGCTGATTATTCAGCGTCATGTCATGAGTGTCTTTGTCCATGGCCAAAGATGCaaacttcatcttccatATCTAGCCCGTGGAGCAGTCGAGCCAAC AACACCAGCTCGAGAAGGAAGCTACAAGTTTTAA